One Pecten maximus chromosome 16, xPecMax1.1, whole genome shotgun sequence DNA window includes the following coding sequences:
- the LOC117344677 gene encoding protein PFC0760c-like translates to MDENGKVLDNLSDKTEKEDNLSDNTEQEDSLSDNTEQEDNLSDNTEQEDSLSDNTEQEDNLSDNTEQEDNLSDKTEQGDDLSDNTEQEDNLSDNTEQEDSLSDNTEQEDDLSDNTEQEDSLSDNTEQEDNLSDNTEQEDNLSDNTEQEDNLSDNTEQEDNLSDNTEQEDNLSDKTEQEDKLSDNTEQEDSLSDNTEQEDSLSDNTEQEDNLSDNTEQEDNLSYNTEQKDNLSYNTEQEDNLSDNTEQEDNLSDNTEQENDLSDKTEQEDNLSNNTKQEDNLSDKTEQEDNLSDNTEQEDNLSDKTEQGDDLSDNTEEEDNLSDNTEQGDDLSDNTEQEDSLSDNTEQEDNLSDNTEQEDDLSDNTEQEDNLSDNTEQEDNLSDNTEQEDDLSDNTEQENNLSDKTEQEDNLSDNTEQEDNLSDNTEQEDSLSDNTEQEDNLSDNTEQEDNLSDKTEQEDNLSDNTEQEDNLSDNTEQEDNLSDKTEQGDDLSDNTEEEDNLSDNTEQGDDLSDNTEQEDSLSDNTEQEDNLSDNTEQEDDLSDNTEQEDNLSDNTEQEDNLSDNTEQEDDLSDNTEQENNLSDKTEQEDNLSDNTEQEDNLSDNTEQEDSLSDNTEQEDNLSDNTEQENDLSDKTEQEDNLSDKTEQEDNLSDNTEQEDNLSDNTEQEDILSDKTEQGDNLSDNTEQEDNLSDNTEQEDNLSDKTEQGDDLSDNTEQEDNLSDNTEQGDDLSDNTEQEDSLSDNTEQEDNLSDNTEQEDNLSDKTEQEDNLSDNTEQEDNLSDNTEQEDNLSDKTEQGDDLSDNTEEEDNLSDNTEQGDDLSDNTEQEDSLSDNTEQEDNLLDKTEQGDDLSENTEQEDNLSDNTEQGDDLSDNTEQEDNLSDNTEQEDNLSDNTEQEDNLSDNMEQEDNLSDNTEQEDNLSDNTEQEDNLSDKTEQEDNLSDNTEQEDNLLSDNTEQEDNLSNNTEQEDNLSDNTEQEDDLSDNTEQEDNLSDNTEQEDDLSDNTEQEDSLSDNTEQEDSLSDNTEQEDNLSDNTEQEDNLSDNTEQEVDLSDNMEQEDNLSDNTEQEDSLSDNTEQEDNLSDNTEQEDNLSDNTEQEDNLSYKTDQEAYLSDNTWLSVEVVVSRTANPNSYITDRPFLPRISPLIITVIIRKERASPHVKSTPPITLSVTYFA, encoded by the exons ATGGACGAAAACGGAAAAGTTCTG GACAATCTGTCGGACAAAACAGAAAAGGAGGACAATCTGTCGGACAACACGGAACAGGAGGACAGTCTGTCGGACAACACGGAACAAGAAGACAATCTGTCGGACAACACGGAACAGGAGGACAGTCTGTCAGACAACACGGAACAAGAGGACAATCTGTCGGACAACACGGAACAGGAGGACAATCTGTCGGACAAAACAGAACAGGGGGACGATCTGTCAGACAACACGGAACAGGAGGACAATCTGTCGGACAACACGGAACAGGAGGACAGTCTGTCGGACAACACGGAACAGGAGGACGATCTGTCGGACAACACGGAACAGGAGGACAGTCTGTCGGACAACACGGAACAGGAAGACAATCTGTCGGACAATACGGAACAGGAGGACAACCTGTCGGACAACACGGAACAGGAGGACAATCTGTCGGACAACACGGAACAGGAGGACAACCTGTCGGACAACACGGAACAGGAGGACAATCTGTCGGACAAAACAGAACAGGAGGACAAGCTGTCGGACAACACGGAACAGGAGGACAGTCTGTCGGACAACACGGAACAGGAGGACAGTCTGTCGGACAACACGGAACAGGAGGACAATCTGTCGGACAACACGGAACAAGAGGACAATCTGTCGTACAACACGGAACAGAAGGACAATCTGTCGTACAACACGGAACAGGAGGACAATCTGTCGGACAACACGGAACAGGAGGACAATCTGTCGGACAACACGGAACAGGAGAACGATCTGTCAGACAAAACAGAACAGGAGGACAATCTGTCGAACAACACGAAACAGGAGGACAATCTGTCGGACAAAACAGAACAGGAGGACAATCTGTCGGACAACACGGAACAGGAGGACAATCTGTCGGACAAAACAGAACAGGGGGACGATCTGTCAGACAACACGGAAGAAGAGGACAATCTGTCGGACAACACGGAACAGGGGGACGATCTGTCGGACAACACGGAACAGGAGGACAGTCTGTCGGACAACACGGAACAGGAGGACAATCTGTCGGACAACACGGAACAGGAGGACGATCTGTCGGACAACACGGAACAGGAGGACAATCTGTCGGACAACACGGAACAGGAGGACAATCTGTCGGACAACACGGAACAGGAGGACGATCTGTCGGACAACACGGAACAGGAGAACAATCTGTCGGACAAAACAGAACAGGAGGACAATCTGTCAGACAACACGGAACAGGAGGACAATCTGTCGGACAACACGGAACAGGAGGACAGTCTGTCGGACAACACGGAACAAGAGGACAATCTGTCAGACAACACGGAACAGGAGGACAATCTGTCGGACAAAACAGAACAGGAGGACAATCTGTCGGACAACACGGAACAGGAGGACAATCTGTCGGACAACACGGAACAGGAGGACAATCTGTCGGACAAAACAGAACAGGGGGACGATCTGTCAGACAACACGGAAGAAGAGGACAATCTGTCGGACAACACGGAACAGGGGGACGATCTGTCGGACAACACGGAACAGGAGGACAGTCTGTCAGACAACACGGAACAGGAGGACAATCTGTCGGACAACACGGAACAGGAGGACGATCTGTCGGACAACACGGAACAGGAGGACAATCTGTCGGACAACACGGAACAGGAGGACAATCTGTCGGACAACACGGAACAGGAGGACGATCTGTCGGACAACACGGAACAGGAGAACAATCTGTCGGACAAAACAGAACAGGAGGACAATCTGTCAGACAACACGGAACAGGAGGACAATCTGTCGGACAACACGGAACAGGAGGACAGTCTGTCGGACAACACGGAACAAGAGGACAATCTGTCAGACAACACGGAACAGGAGAACGATCTGTCGGACAAAACAGAACAGGAGGACAATCTGTCGGACAAAACAGAACAGGAGGACAATCTGTCGGACAACACGGAACAGGAGGACAATCTGTCGGACAACACGGAACAGGAGGACATTCTGTCGGACAAAACAGAACAGGGGGACAATCTGTCGGACAACACGGAACAGGAGGACAATCTGTCGGACAACACGGAACAGGAGGACAATCTGTCGGACAAAACAGAACAGGGGGACGATCTGTCGGACAACACGGAACAAGAGGACAATCTGTCGGACAACACGGAACAGGGGGACGATCTGTCGGACAACACGGAACAGGAGGACAGTCTGTCGGACAACACGGAACAAGAGGACAATCTGTCAGACAACACGGAACAGGAGGACAATCTGTCGGACAAAACAGAACAGGAGGACAATCTGTCGGACAACACGGAACAGGAGGACAATCTGTCGGACAACACGGAACAGGAGGACAATCTGTCGGACAAAACAGAACAGGGGGACGATCTGTCAGACAACACGGAAGAAGAGGACAATCTGTCGGACAACACGGAACAGGGGGACGATCTGTCGGACAACACGGAACAGGAGGACAGTCTGTCGGACAACACGGAACAGGAGGACAATCTGTTGGACAAAACAGAACAGGGGGACGATCTGTCGGAAAACACGGAACAAGAGGACAATCTGTCGGACAACACGGAACAGGGGGACGATCTGTCGGACAACACGGAACAGGAGGACAATCTGTCGGACAACACGGAACAGGAGGACAATCTGTCAGACAACACGGAACAGGAGGACAATCTGTCGGACAACATGGAACAGGAGGACAATCTGTCGGACAACACGGAACAGGAGGACAATCTGTCGGACAACACGGAACAAGAGGACAATCTGTCGGACAAAACAGAACAGGAAGACAATCTGTCGGACAACACGGAACAGGAGGACAATCTTCTGTCGGACAACACGGAACAGGAGGACAATCTGTCGAACAACACGGAACAGGAGGACAATCTGTCGGACAACACGGAACAGGAGGACGATCTGTCGGACAACACGGAACAGGAGGACAATCTGTCGGACAACACGGAACAGGAGGACGATCTGTCGGACAACACGGAACAGGAGGACAGTCTGTCGGACAACACGGAACAGGAGGACAGTCTGTCGGACAACACGGAACAAGAGGACAATCTGTCGGACAACACGGAACAGGAGGACAATCTGTCGGACAACACGGAACAGGAGGTCGATCTCTCGGACAACATGGAACAGGAGGACAATCTGTCGGACAACACGGAACAGGAGGACAGTCTGTCGGACAACACGGAACAGGAGGACAACCTGTCGGACAACACGGAACAGGAGGACAATCTGTCGGACAACACGGAACAAGAGGACAATCTGTCGTACAAAACAGACCAAGAGGCTTATCTGTCGGACAACACGTGGTTGTCAGTGGAAGTAGTTGTATCTCGTACCGCTAATCCGAACAGCTATATCACCGATCGTCCATTTCTACCACGGATTTCCCCTCTCATTATAACGGTAATCATCAGAAAGGAACGTGCGTCTCCGCACGTGAAATCTACACCGCCAATCACCTTATCCGTTACATATTTCGCATGA